A stretch of the Rosa rugosa chromosome 5, drRosRugo1.1, whole genome shotgun sequence genome encodes the following:
- the LOC133709536 gene encoding uncharacterized protein LOC133709536: MSSLAAARADNFYYPPEWTPNQGSLNKFHGQHALRERARKLDQGILIIRFEMPYNIWCGGCNSMIAKGVRFNAEKKQVGNYYSTKIWSFSMKAACCKQEIVIQTDPKNCQYVIISGAQQKTEDFDIEDAETFALPAEEEKGMLADPFYRLEHQEEDLQKKKEAEPVLVRLQRISDDRHSDDYALNKALRAKLRSQKKRVAEEEAASRRMGLRIRLLPAAEEDTATASRMKFSSKFDRNRKDKRALINASSIFPGSSGTSKKALELESKRRKISAAAASSLLAGRVKPSSWSQDSVSSSRHNGSAVKVRRF, translated from the exons ATG TCTTCACTTGCAGCTGCTAGAGCCGACAACTTCTATTATCCTCCGGAATGGACCCCGAATCAG GGTTCTTTGAACAAGTTTCATGGTCAGCATGCTCTGAGGGAGCGAGCGCGGAAACTGGATCAGGGAATTTTGATCATAAG GTTTGAGATGCCTTACAATATATGGTGCGGTGGGTGCAATTCTATGATTGCAAAGGGTGTTCGGTTCAATGCTGAAAAAAAGCAAGTGGGAAACTATTATTCAACAAAG ATATGGAGCTTTTCCATGAAGGCTGCATGCTGCAAACAGGAGATTGTTATTCAGACAGATCCGAAGAATTGTCAGTATGTGATTATTAGCGGGGCTCAACAAAAGACTGAGGATTTTGACATTGAGGATGCAGAAACCTTTGCACTTCCTGCAGAAGAAG AAAAAGGTATGCTCGCAGATCCGTTTTACCGTCTTGAACATCAAGAAGAGGATttgcaaaagaagaaagaagctgAGCCAGTGCTCGTCCGCTTGCAGAGAATTTCTGACGACAGGCATTCAGATGATTATGCCCTTAACAAGGCTCTCAGGGCCAAACTTAGA TCTCAAAAGAAAAGAGTTGCTGAAGAAGAGGCTGCTTCAAGGAGAATGGGCCTCCGTATACGACTGCTTCCAGCGGCAGAAGAGGATACTGCCACTGCATCACGGATGAAATTCTCTTCCAAGTTTGACAGAAATAGGAAGGATAAGCGAGCTTTGATTAATGCTTCTTCAATCTTTCCTGGGTCATCTGGGACTTCTAAGAAAGCCTTGGAACTTGAATCTAAGAGAAGGAAAATAAGTGCTGCAGCAGCATCTAGCTTACTTGCTGGGCGAGTCAAGCCTTCATCGTGGTCTCAGGATTCTGTTTCTTCAAGCAGGCACAATGGCTCTGCAGTCAAAGTGAGACGCTTCTAG